DNA from Candidatus Omnitrophota bacterium:
GGAACTGGGGCTTCCGCCCATCATGGCGGATCTCGCCCGCAAGCCGAACGGGCTCGTGCTGTTGACCGGACCGACCGGGACGGGAAAAACCACGACGCTGGCGTCCATGATCAATTTGATCAACGAAGAAAAAGAGGCCCTGATCATCTGCATCGAGGACCCGATCGAATACATCCATTTCAACAAAAAATCCATCATCAAGCAGAGAGAGGTCTACAGCGACACGCATTCGTTCGCCGAGTCGCTCAAGCGCTGTCTGCGCCAGGACCCGGACGTCATTGTCGTCGGAGAAATGCGCGACCTGGAGACTATCTCCACGGCGCTGACCGCCGCCGAGACCGGCCATTTAGTCCTCGCGACCCTGCACACGCCCGATGCCCCGCAGACCATCGAGCGCATCATCGACGTCTTCCCGCCGCACCAGCAGCAGCAGGTGAAGCTCCAGCTGGCCTCCGCGCTTCAAGGCGTTGCCTCGCAGCTTTTGCTGCCGAAGGCCGACGGGCAGGGGCGCATCCTGTGCACCGAGATCATGATCGCCACGCCCGGGATCCGCAACTTGATCCGCGAACAGGCGATCGAGCAGATCCCCACGGCCATCCAGACCGGCAGCGCGTTCGGCATGCACACGATGGACAAGGCTCTTCAAAGGTTGTTTCAGGACGGCAAGATCACCATGGAGACCGCGCTGGACCATGTGAAGAACCGCGATGAGTTCAAGCAGTTGCTCAACACGACCCCCCCAAAACACAAGTAAGCACAGGATAAGGATCGCGCCATGTCTTACCGCGTTACCGTTCTTCCCGGAGACGGGATCGGGCCCGAAGTCGCCGCGGCCATGCAAATGTGCGTTGACGCCACCGGCGTCAAGATCGAGTGGGAAGAGCATCCCGTCGGCGAATTCGCCATCAAAAAATTCGGAACGCCCCTGCCGGACGCGGCGCTGGACTCGGTCCGCAAAAATAAAGTCGCCATCAAGGGCCCCATCGTCACGCCCATCGGCACGGGGTTCCGTTCCGTCAACGTCCAGCTCCGCCAGGCGCTGGACCTTTACGCCTGCGTGCGGCCGTGCAAATACTATCCCGGGGTCAAGACCATCGTCAAGAACGTGGATCTCGTGATCTTCCGCGAGAACACGGAGGACCTTTACGCCGGTATCGAATTTGACATCGGAACGGACCCTGCCAGGCAGCTCATCAAGGACATCAATGGTTTGCAACCACGGAAAATCCGCGAGGATTCCGCCATTTCGATCAAGCCCATCTCGGTGACATGTTCCCGCCGCATCGCCAAGTACGCCTTTGAGTACGCCGTGGCGCACAAGCGCAAGAAGGTCACCATCGTCCATAAAGCCAACATCATGAAATTCACCGACGGACTTTTTTTAAAGACGTGCCGCGAAGTCGCCAAGGAATACGAAGGGTGCGTGGAGTCCCAGGACGTGATCGTTGACAACATGTGCATGCAGCTCGTGCAGAAACCGGACCTTTATGACGTGCTGGTCCTGCCGAATCTGTACGGGGACATCGTGTCCGACCTCTGCGCGGGCTTGGTCGGCGGCCTGGGGATCGCCCCCGGCGCCAACATCGGGGACGGTATCGCCCTTTTTGAACCGGTGCACGGGTCCGCCCCGAAATACACCGGACTGAACAAGGTCAACCCCACGGCCACGATCCTCTCCGGCGTTTTGATGCTGCGCCATCTCAAGGAAGACCAGGCCGCGGACCGTCTGGAAAACGCGGTCAAGGCCGTGATCGCCGAGGGCAAGGACGTGACCTATGATCTTAAGCCGGACCGCAACGACCCCACGGCCGTCGGCACCAAAGAAATGGCTGAAGCGATCTGCCGGCGTTTGAAAGCCGGGAAGTAGAAATTCGGGAATTGAGGGACATGGGAAGGATTCGAGGCAACCGTACCAAGGTTGCCTTTTTTGTTGGGTGGTGGTAAAACAGAAAGATCAGTTGTTTGGAGACCCTATGACGCAGCGCGCGGAAGATCAATTGCCTCCTCCGGTTGTGATGAGTTTGGGGCTGATGCCGTATCAGGAAACTTACCTTGCCCAGAAAAAAGAGGTGGAGAAGGTCCTGAGCGGGGCGGCGGCACGCCTGATCATCTGTGAGCACCCGGCTGTCCTGACGTTGGGGCGGCTGGCCAGGGAGGAGCACATCTTAACGCCGCGGGAAGAGCTGAAAAGGCTTGGGGTGGAGGTGTTTTCCATTGACCGGGGCGGGGAGGTGACCCTGCACTGCCCCGGGCAGCTGGTCGTTTATCCCATCCTGGACCTGAAATATTACGGAAAAGATTTACATTGGTATCTCCGTCAATTGGAACAAGTTGCCATTGATTTATTGCAGGATTTTGGTATAGTGGCAGATAGATTTCCCGGGAGGACCGGTGTCTGGGTCGACGGGAAAAAGATCGTTTCGATCGGTGTGGGGGTGCGGAAATGGGTGACATTTCACGGCCTGGCCCTCAACGTCAGCACCGATCTTAAGCTGTTTTCCCTGATCAGGCCCTGCGGGCTGGATGTCCGCATGACATCGCTGGAGAAGGTGCTGGGCAAGCCGGTGGACATGAGTTTGGTCAAGGAACGGCTGGCCCGGGCCTTTGGCCGGTGTTTCCGGATGGGTGCCCCCGATTAACAAAGACAAATAACCGTCGCGGGTCTATCCAGCCTGCGAATCTGAAGAGGGACATTTTCATGACTGAAGTTCTGCTTCCAGAACTGGGGGAAGGGATAGAAAAAGCCACGGTGGCCTGCTGGCACGTCAAGCCGGGCGACGAGGTGCGCGCCGATGACGATATCGTGGAGCTTGTGACCGACAAGGCCACGTTCAACGTCCCGGCCGGGGCATCGGGGATCGTTGAGAAAATCCTGGTCGAGGAAGGGGCCGACGCCCCGATCGGGTCTCCGCTGGCCCTCATCAGACCGGCAACCAAGACATGAACCTTTCCGGGTCCCAGAAACGCCGCATCCTGCTTTTGTACATTTCCAAGGTCTCCGGCCATCGTCAGGCCACGATCGCCATTCAGCGCGCCCTGCGCAAATTGGACCCCAACGTTGAGGCCCCGAGCATCAACGGTTTCGGCTATACCTATCCTTTCCTGGAAAAGGTCGTCAACAGCGCCTACATGGCCGTCATCCGCCGGGCCCCGCATATCTGGGACTCGATGTACGACAATCCCAAGCTTGTCAAGAGGTCCCAGTTCATACAGAATTTCCTGCACAAAGCGAGCCATAAAAAGATCGCCCAGTTGTTCAAAGATTATCAGCCGGACACGGTGGTCTGCACGCAGGCCTTCCCCTGCGGGATGGTGGCGGATTACAAGATATCCCACAGCCTCGATGTGACGCTGGTCGCGGTGCTGACCGATTTCGCCCCGCATTCCTTCTGGATCCACGAGGGCATCGATTATTACATCGTTCCCGCGGCCGAACTCAAGGACCGGTTCGTGAAAAAAGGCGTTCCCCCGGACAAGATCAAGGTTTACGGTATCCCCATCCGGGCCAAGTTCGCGGTCCAATTGGACAAAAATCCTATCCGGGAGAAACTCGGACTGCGCGCCGACCTGCCGACCCTCCTGCTCATGGGCGGCGGACAGGGGCTGGGGCCCATCAAGGAAGCGGTGACGTCGCTCCTGCGGGTCCCGACGGATCTGCAGATGATTGTGATCGCCGGGACCAACACGGAATTGCTCAAATGGCTGCAGGACACCGCCCGGACCAGCCCCAAGAAATTGATCTCTTATGAATACGCGAACAACGTCGATGAGCTGATGGAAATGGCGACCCTGATCATCACCAAACCCGGCGGGATGACCACCAGCGAGGCCCTGGCCAAGGGCCTGCCGATGGCCATCATCAACCCCCTGCCGGGGCAGGAGATGCGCAACACGGATTTCCTATTGAACAAAGGCATCGCGATCCGGATCGACGGCACCGAGGACATCGGAGAGGAGATCGACCTGCTTTTGCGCTCTCCCGAGCGGTTGTCCGCCATGCGCCGGGCGGCGTCCGATCACGGGAAGCCCCACGCGGCGTCCGACGTCGCCAGCCTCATCCTCCAGAATGCGGAAGATTCCGAGGACGAGGGCGTGGAGGAGGAACCGTCTGTTGTGTCGGAGGCGTAATGGAATTCGTCCGGAGGGATTTGCCGCCGTATGTTCAAATTCGTCATTTATAAAATCGGACAATTCATCGTCAATTATCTGCCGCTGGACTTTTCTTACGGGTTCGCGTCGTTTGTTTCCACCCTGCAATATCATTTCTCTCCCCGGGACCGGCGGGCCGTGCGCAACAATTTGAAAGAGATCCTTCCGGATCCCGCTGACGATCTGGCAGGAAAGGCCAAACAGGTTTTTCAGAATTTCGGGAAATACCTGGTCGAGTTTTTCCGGATGACCCAGAGCATTGACCGGGATTTCGTCCATCGTCATATCACGGTGAAGAACTTGCCCTATCTGGACGACTGCCTCAAGCGCGGTAAGGGCGTCATCGTGGTGACCGCGCATATCGGCAACTGGGAACTCGGGGCGATGGTCCTCGGGTTGCTGGGGTATCCGGTGGTGGCGATCGCGCTGCCGCACAAGGAGCGGCCGGTGAACGAGCTGTTTAACAAGCAGCGGGAAATGAAAGGCGTTTCCGTTGTCCCTGTTCAGCACGCATTCCGGCGGTGCCTGGAAGCTCTTAAGGAGAATAAGGTCGTGGCCCTGGTCGCCGACCGGGATTTTACCTCCAGTGGTTTTCTCATGGATTTCCTGGGGAAGAAAGCGCAGATCCCCAAAGGGCCGGCCATCTTCTCGGTGAGGACGGGCGCCCCCATTGTGCCGTCGTTTCTGATCCGCAATGACGACAACACGTTTTCTATGACCTTGGAACAGCCGATATACCCTCCGATGCAGGAGGAGGGACAGATCGAGGACGACGTACTCCAGTCCGTCATCAGGCCGTACTTGGCCGTGATCGAGCAGAGAATCCGCCAGTATCCGACCCAATGGCTGATGTTCCGGAAATATTGGGTCTCATGACGCCGATGACCAGCCCTTCTTCTCAACTTAAAATCGGGATCATCATCCCGGCGCACAACGAGTCCTCGGCCATCGGGCCGCTGGTCAGCAGGATCCGCAGGAAAGATCTGGATGTCATTGTGGTCGATGACGGTTCCGTGGACGGTTCGGGCGATGACGCCCGCCGGAACGGCGCGTTCGTGATCACTAATGAAACCCGCAAAGGCAAGGGGATGTCGCTGCAGGTTGGGTTTCAGCACTGTTTGCGGCAGGGTTATGCGGCGGTGATCACCATGGACGGCGACGGCCAGCATGCGGTCGAAGACCTGGACGGCTTTCTTGAAGCGGCCCGCCGGGAGCCGGTGATCGTCGTCAACGGCAACCGGATGGCCGATACCCGGGGCATGCCGCTCATCCGGCGCTGGACCAACCGTTTCATGTCCGGGTTGATCTCCGCGGTCTGCCGCCAACCGATCCCCGACAGCCAGTGTGGGTACCGTTACATCCACCGCGAGATCCTGGAGAAATTGCGGCTCACGTCCAGCGATTTTGAGATCGAGAGCGAAGTCCTGATTCAGGCCAGCAAGATGGGATACAAGGTCCGGTCCGTTCCCATCAGGACCATCTACAGCGGCGAAAAGAGCAAGATCCGGCCCTTTCGGGATACGATCAGGTTTTTTTGTTATTTGCTGCGCGAGATGGGGCGACCCGGCGCGTAGCAGAGATGCTTTCCTCTGCCCCCCGGATGCAGGGACGGGCCCCGGGCCGGGATTTGAAATGGAGTGGCGCTGTGAGGACAATCGTGGATGCCCATCTGGAAGATAGGATCTTTTCCCTTTCGATCGTCACTTCGATCCTGGTTCATGTGGTTATCGTGGCGAGTTTTTTCTTTCTGAATGTCCATAACGCCCGCAAGCCGTTCAAGAATGTTGAGGTCATTTATCAGGCCGCGGCCGCCCTTCCCCCGCAGGGCATGTCCGCCAGGGGCAAGGACGTCCGGAGCGTCCGTGACGAGAAGCCGGGGCTTCCTCCGAAGCTTTTGCGGCAAGACGAGTCTCTGCCGGCTTCGCTATTGCAGAGCGCGGGCAAAGACCCGGCCGGACTGCGTCTGGAAAAGCGCCATTTGGCGAGGGTGTCCGCTCCGGAAGGCAAGCGGCACATCTCGGTCCCGTTCCTGAAGTCTGAAAAGATCTCCAACCCCAAGTACGCCAATTATCAGAACAGCATCCGCAATAAAATCCGCAACCGCGCGTATTTGTACGTGGAGCATCCGGAATTCCGGACCGGAGAGGTGTACCTTACGTTTGTCATCGCGTCGGACGGGTCCCTGCGGGACATGAAGATCATCGACGACAAAACCAGAGCCAACAATTACCTGCGCGGGGTGGTGGTTCGCAGCATGAAGGAGGCGAGCCCTTTTCCCCCGTTCCCTCAGGATTTGAATTATCCCGAGCTGTCGTTCAATGTCGTGATCTCATTTGAGGTCGAGCCGTGAGGCGGCGTCCGTTCCCGTCTTTACATCGCCTCCAAGTTTTGTTATAGTGTCTTAAATTTTCATCCGTCTTCGCCGGAGGCCCCGGATTAAAGTCTGGCCCAGCGGAGCTGAACTCGAAGTGTTCGGCAAATGTTGCAATTGCGAAAAAAGGCCTCCGGCTACGCCGGATTCCGCCGACCAGATTGCGAAGACGGATGAACCCGGCGAAGTCCCGCACGAAAGTGACGGGACGGAGACGGGTCAGACAGTCAGGGGCCACGGGTTAAAAAGCCCGCGTGGCTCCATACATGCAAGGAAACCGTCATGCCGGCCCACAAACCGTTATATCACTTCCTTCCCGATGGGGTCAGTTTCACGTCCCGCGAAATCGCCCGCATGCGGTTGATTTATCTGCCGCTTTCCGGCACGACCGCCGATGGCCTCAAGTCCTGCGTCACTCCGTTCCTGGGTGGAGACGTCAAGATCGACAAGAATACCTTTGTGACCAGGCCGGCCTCCCGCGAAGACCTGCGTCAGGCGTTGCGGGATTTTTTTGTCCTGGTCCGCGGCAAGGGCGTGTTCTCTTTGGCCGCGGAGTCTTCGCCGGATTCCGCTTCGGTCGAGATCGGGCAGCTCTGGCAGAAGATCACGCGCCGTCATCCGTCCGCCGGCATCGAAATGGAGGCGGTCAATTTTGTGCCGGTGAGCGGAGAGACGGTCGAGTTGATGCGGGTCACGGTCCGCAACGTATCGCGAAGGCCCGTCAGGGTCACCCCGACATCCGCCGTGCCGCTGTTCGGCCGGGCGCTGGCCAACAAGCACGACCATGAGCACGTCACCTCGCTTTTGCACCGGACGCGCCAGCTTCCCGAAGGGGTCCTGGTGTCTCCGACCATGCTGTTCAATGAGGAGGGGCACACGGAGATCCGCCGTGCCTATTTTGTCTTCGGCCTTTCCGGCCGCGGGGAAAAATCCGTGGGATCCTTCCCGACATTCGAATCGTTTTATTCGGACGGCGGCACATGGTCCTCTCCGGCCGCGGTCGTTGAAAATCTTCCGCCCCGTAAGCTTTCTTCAGCCGAGATCAACGGCAAGGAAACCGTCGGCGCCCTGAGGTTTAAGGACGAAACCCTCAAGCCGGGCGCGTCCCGCGAATACCTTATCATGTTCGGCACCGCTTCCGATCCGGCCGAGGCTGGCCGCGTGTTCCGGCGTTTTTCCGGCGCGGGCGCTTTTGACCGGGCCTGGGACGAGGTGAAGGCGTTCTGGCGGGGGAAAACGCGTTCGATCTCGTTCGCCAGCAGGGACCGGGACTTTGATTCCTGGATGAACTGGGTGATGCTTCAGCCGATCCTGCGCCGCATCTGGGGCTGCTCGTTTTTGCCGGACCATGATTACGGCAAAGGGGGCAAGGGCTGGCGCGACCTGTGGCAGGATTTGCTGTCGCTCATCATGATCGAACCGGAGACCGTCCGCGGGGACCTGATCAACAATTTCAAGGGCATTCGCGTCGACGGTTCTAACGCCACCATCATCGGGGAGAAGCCCGGCGAATTCGTCGCGGACCGCAACGCCATCAGCCGCGTGTGGATGGACCACGGGGTCTGGCCGTTGTTGACGGCGCTTTTGTATATCCACCAGACCGGGGATGAGAACATCCTGTTTGAATCCGCGACCTATTTTCGCGACCCCCAGCTGTCCCGGGGCATGCAAAAAGACCTCGCGTGGGTCCCGTCCTACGGGCGCCATCTTAAGACCAAGTCCGGACAGGTTTATGAAGGCAGCGTCCTCGAGCACCTGCTCATCCAGCATCTGGTCCCGTTTTTTAACGTCGGGGAGCATAACCTGATCCGCCTGGAAAATGCCGACTGGAACGACGGGCTGGACATGGCTTCCCAGCGAGGGGAAAGCGTCGCGTTCATGGCCATGTACGGGGGCAACCTGTTCGCCCTGGCCGATGTCATTGAGCACGCGGCCCAAACCGGATCTTTCGAAGAGATCCAGGTGTCACGGGAGGTCTTGACCCTGCTGGACACGATGGGGACCGTGCCGTGCCGTTACGACAGTGTTCAGGACAAGAAAAGCCTTTTGTTTGACGCGTATTTTCCGAGCGTCCAGCCGGAGATCAGCGGAGAAAAGGTCGGGCTTCCGGTCAAGGACGTGGCCGCGGACCTGCGCCGCAAGGGGAATTGGATCTTCGGCAAGATCCGGGACGAGGAAATTGTCACGGTCAAGAACGGCGGCAAGACCCACCGCTGGTTCAATGGGTATTATGACAATCAGGGCCGCCGGGTCGAGGGGCGCAGGGACGGCAAGATCCGCATGACCCTGACGGGACAGGTATTCCCGATCATGAGCGGGCTGGCCGGGGAAAAGGACATCAAGGACGTGATCGCCAGCGTGCGGCAGTTCCTCAAGGACAAAGCGCTGGGCGGTTACCGGCTCAACACGGATTTCGGCGTGAGGAATGATTTGGATTTGGGGCGCGCGTTCAGCTTCGCCTACGGGACCAAGGAGAACGGGGCGTTCTTCAGCCATATGGCGGTGATGTATGCCTATGCATTGTACAGGGCTGGGTTTGTCCGGGAAGGGAATGAAGTGCTCCGCTCCATTGTCCGGATGTGCGGCGACACAGGACTGGCCAGGATTTATCCGGGGATCCCGGAATATTTCGATTCCGAAGGCCGCGGGATGTATCATTACCTCACCGGCTCTGCCAGTTGGATGATCCTTACACTGCTGACCCAGGTGTTCGGCATCCGGGGAGAGTACGGGGACCTGGTGATCAACCCCAAGCTCGTCAAGGAACAGTTTTCCCGCAACGGAGAGGCGGGTTCTTCTTTCAGTTTCGCCGGACGGAAGGTGACGGTTGTCTTTGAGAACAAGGCCGGGCTCGACTACGGCCAGTATGCCGTCAAGAAAGTCCTTTCAGGTGAGAAGCCCCTGGAGGTGAAGGTCCTGTCTCCCGCGTGCGTGAAGATCAAGCGCGCGACGCTGAAAGGGCGCGGGGAGTTGGTTTTGAGAGTGGTCCTGGGAAAATGAGGGAGAACCGCGTTCCGGCCCGGGGTGTAAATATTCAGACTTGTTCTTGGAAAGTCATCTTTTTAGGTGGATAATGACATTCAACCATAGGGATTCTAACCTCGGAGGGCGACCATGGACATCGATCAAGAATTGCTCAAGAACCTGCAGGCCAACAACAAGGAGTTAAAGCGGATTGCGGAGGCTTTGGTGGTGCTGAAAGTTTCCATCATCGCTTTTGTCATTGCCTTTTTGGTCGTGACGGTCAAGAATTTTCTTTAAAGGCGGGGATTTCGGCGTCTTTTATGGAATAAAAAGCCCATCGGATTTTCCGATGGGCTTTTTCCGTCTATTTCCAGGTGGTAAGTTCAGGATCTCTGCTACTCCGGCAGCAGTTCCAGCGGCGATGTCACCACGTCCACAGCGCCATGAACCGTGTCCACAACTGTGTAACAGACACCTTTCATGATCCCTCCCAACAAGCCGAACGGCTTGAATTTGGCGACCTTGAATTCTTCAATCGGATGATCCAGCAGGTGTTTCGGGGATTTTACGATTTTTTCGAGCCCATGGTAGGCCTTGTCAACGGGCTTGGGGAGTTCTGCGAAGGCAGGACTCGCGTAGGCGATCATGAATGCAAAGACCACAGCTAACGCCATTGTTCTTTTCATTCTTACCACCTCCTTCTTCAGCCTGTGCAAGTTGCTCTTTTTCCGGTGCCGTAATGCACTTCAGCGCCTTAAGTTAAGTATGCCATAAGGTCAGGGATGAATACAACTGAATGCCGCCGAATGGTTTATGTGTTTTTCGGCAGGGGTCGGGTATTTCCGTAAACTATCAAAATCAAAATAGTTATGGTTACATGACCGTAATGGATACATATAAGGCGGGAAAATAAAATATTGCTTGCAAGCCGGATGTCCGGGAAAAAAATGATTTTCATGAAAAGACGACTTTTTCTTCCGCCGCGCTGGGTCTGCCGTTTGAGGAATGCCCATTGACCGCTGTTGCGATCAAGGCGTTCAACGCCGGGGATGCCGGTCAAAACCCGTGCGATGCCTCTGCCTATTTATATATATTGTGCCGGTGGTTTTGGTGTCATAGGG
Protein-coding regions in this window:
- a CDS encoding lysophospholipid acyltransferase family protein — its product is MFKFVIYKIGQFIVNYLPLDFSYGFASFVSTLQYHFSPRDRRAVRNNLKEILPDPADDLAGKAKQVFQNFGKYLVEFFRMTQSIDRDFVHRHITVKNLPYLDDCLKRGKGVIVVTAHIGNWELGAMVLGLLGYPVVAIALPHKERPVNELFNKQREMKGVSVVPVQHAFRRCLEALKENKVVALVADRDFTSSGFLMDFLGKKAQIPKGPAIFSVRTGAPIVPSFLIRNDDNTFSMTLEQPIYPPMQEEGQIEDDVLQSVIRPYLAVIEQRIRQYPTQWLMFRKYWVS
- a CDS encoding lipoyl domain-containing protein, coding for MTEVLLPELGEGIEKATVACWHVKPGDEVRADDDIVELVTDKATFNVPAGASGIVEKILVEEGADAPIGSPLALIRPATKT
- a CDS encoding glycosyltransferase, whose translation is MNLSGSQKRRILLLYISKVSGHRQATIAIQRALRKLDPNVEAPSINGFGYTYPFLEKVVNSAYMAVIRRAPHIWDSMYDNPKLVKRSQFIQNFLHKASHKKIAQLFKDYQPDTVVCTQAFPCGMVADYKISHSLDVTLVAVLTDFAPHSFWIHEGIDYYIVPAAELKDRFVKKGVPPDKIKVYGIPIRAKFAVQLDKNPIREKLGLRADLPTLLLMGGGQGLGPIKEAVTSLLRVPTDLQMIVIAGTNTELLKWLQDTARTSPKKLISYEYANNVDELMEMATLIITKPGGMTTSEALAKGLPMAIINPLPGQEMRNTDFLLNKGIAIRIDGTEDIGEEIDLLLRSPERLSAMRRAASDHGKPHAASDVASLILQNAEDSEDEGVEEEPSVVSEA
- a CDS encoding isocitrate/isopropylmalate dehydrogenase family protein, encoding MSYRVTVLPGDGIGPEVAAAMQMCVDATGVKIEWEEHPVGEFAIKKFGTPLPDAALDSVRKNKVAIKGPIVTPIGTGFRSVNVQLRQALDLYACVRPCKYYPGVKTIVKNVDLVIFRENTEDLYAGIEFDIGTDPARQLIKDINGLQPRKIREDSAISIKPISVTCSRRIAKYAFEYAVAHKRKKVTIVHKANIMKFTDGLFLKTCREVAKEYEGCVESQDVIVDNMCMQLVQKPDLYDVLVLPNLYGDIVSDLCAGLVGGLGIAPGANIGDGIALFEPVHGSAPKYTGLNKVNPTATILSGVLMLRHLKEDQAADRLENAVKAVIAEGKDVTYDLKPDRNDPTAVGTKEMAEAICRRLKAGK
- a CDS encoding glycosyltransferase family 2 protein, which encodes MTPMTSPSSQLKIGIIIPAHNESSAIGPLVSRIRRKDLDVIVVDDGSVDGSGDDARRNGAFVITNETRKGKGMSLQVGFQHCLRQGYAAVITMDGDGQHAVEDLDGFLEAARREPVIVVNGNRMADTRGMPLIRRWTNRFMSGLISAVCRQPIPDSQCGYRYIHREILEKLRLTSSDFEIESEVLIQASKMGYKVRSVPIRTIYSGEKSKIRPFRDTIRFFCYLLREMGRPGA
- a CDS encoding PilT/PilU family type 4a pilus ATPase, with protein sequence MELRDLLLMSIQKRASDLHLTYDTPPVLRIDGRLTLAGKETLSREALKKMIYGILTDSQKEKFEQDKELDFSLALSGMDRFRVNIHMQRGAVEAAFRRIPLFIPNMQELGLPPIMADLARKPNGLVLLTGPTGTGKTTTLASMINLINEEKEALIICIEDPIEYIHFNKKSIIKQREVYSDTHSFAESLKRCLRQDPDVIVVGEMRDLETISTALTAAETGHLVLATLHTPDAPQTIERIIDVFPPHQQQQVKLQLASALQGVASQLLLPKADGQGRILCTEIMIATPGIRNLIREQAIEQIPTAIQTGSAFGMHTMDKALQRLFQDGKITMETALDHVKNRDEFKQLLNTTPPKHK
- the lipB gene encoding lipoyl(octanoyl) transferase LipB — encoded protein: MTQRAEDQLPPPVVMSLGLMPYQETYLAQKKEVEKVLSGAAARLIICEHPAVLTLGRLAREEHILTPREELKRLGVEVFSIDRGGEVTLHCPGQLVVYPILDLKYYGKDLHWYLRQLEQVAIDLLQDFGIVADRFPGRTGVWVDGKKIVSIGVGVRKWVTFHGLALNVSTDLKLFSLIRPCGLDVRMTSLEKVLGKPVDMSLVKERLARAFGRCFRMGAPD
- a CDS encoding cellobiose phosphorylase, which produces MPAHKPLYHFLPDGVSFTSREIARMRLIYLPLSGTTADGLKSCVTPFLGGDVKIDKNTFVTRPASREDLRQALRDFFVLVRGKGVFSLAAESSPDSASVEIGQLWQKITRRHPSAGIEMEAVNFVPVSGETVELMRVTVRNVSRRPVRVTPTSAVPLFGRALANKHDHEHVTSLLHRTRQLPEGVLVSPTMLFNEEGHTEIRRAYFVFGLSGRGEKSVGSFPTFESFYSDGGTWSSPAAVVENLPPRKLSSAEINGKETVGALRFKDETLKPGASREYLIMFGTASDPAEAGRVFRRFSGAGAFDRAWDEVKAFWRGKTRSISFASRDRDFDSWMNWVMLQPILRRIWGCSFLPDHDYGKGGKGWRDLWQDLLSLIMIEPETVRGDLINNFKGIRVDGSNATIIGEKPGEFVADRNAISRVWMDHGVWPLLTALLYIHQTGDENILFESATYFRDPQLSRGMQKDLAWVPSYGRHLKTKSGQVYEGSVLEHLLIQHLVPFFNVGEHNLIRLENADWNDGLDMASQRGESVAFMAMYGGNLFALADVIEHAAQTGSFEEIQVSREVLTLLDTMGTVPCRYDSVQDKKSLLFDAYFPSVQPEISGEKVGLPVKDVAADLRRKGNWIFGKIRDEEIVTVKNGGKTHRWFNGYYDNQGRRVEGRRDGKIRMTLTGQVFPIMSGLAGEKDIKDVIASVRQFLKDKALGGYRLNTDFGVRNDLDLGRAFSFAYGTKENGAFFSHMAVMYAYALYRAGFVREGNEVLRSIVRMCGDTGLARIYPGIPEYFDSEGRGMYHYLTGSASWMILTLLTQVFGIRGEYGDLVINPKLVKEQFSRNGEAGSSFSFAGRKVTVVFENKAGLDYGQYAVKKVLSGEKPLEVKVLSPACVKIKRATLKGRGELVLRVVLGK